The proteins below come from a single Drosophila kikkawai strain 14028-0561.14 chromosome 3R, DkikHiC1v2, whole genome shotgun sequence genomic window:
- the LOC108081242 gene encoding RING finger protein B, giving the protein MFWTAVASSTLTSESSAGLASAAPSYQQQHTKPLLRSSASSWQISNAAFKTRQQQQQLMQQHQEQIRQQEEEEEGLQQDQLSLEQISRVDGQTKKEPKDVKKKKQQQQVANCKKKISLKSESKIFKAFTSCKCTQK; this is encoded by the coding sequence ATGTTCTGGACGGCGGTCGCCTCCTCGACGCTTACGTCCGAGAGCTCGGCGGGATTGGCCAGTGCTGCGCCCAgctaccagcagcagcacacgAAGCCACTGCTGCGCTCCTCGGCCAGCAGCTGGCAGATTAGCAATGCAGCGTTCAAGacccgccagcagcagcaacagctcaTGCAGCAGCATCAGGAGCAGATAcggcagcaggaggaggaggaggaggggctGCAGCAGGACCAGCTATCCCTGGAGCAAATTTCCCGGGTAGATGGACAGACAAAAAAGGAGCCCAAGGACgtaaagaagaagaagcaacaacaacaggttgcaaactgcaaaaagaaaatcagTCTGAAGAGTGAAAGTAAAATATTCAAGGCTTTCACCTCCTGCAAGTGCACTCAAAAATAG